In the genome of Fusobacterium sp., one region contains:
- a CDS encoding TonB-dependent receptor, producing MYKKIGISVLILSSSLYGGDLIKKEEFAVKLNESTITSERYEETPVIETAKNVTVLTGKEIEKRGYKNVEEALVNIPGLSFSGGNLSMRGQVPSMGSKHLVVLVDGIPQNGMDNRSFDLDFIPVEQIEKIEVVPAGGAIIYGGNATSGVINIITKEHGDKKYWGNAGLQIGSFDERKYKVNYGMNLTENLSIDAKYINTDKDGYRVYTKKESEFGEIGAKYKLKDGNIGFKYIRNERKSTGSSYLTKAQYDDDRRQNDSSYKEKIAHDTQDKYILEFNKKLSDNLSLSAVTEYREREYTYSQPRTAAYSSYHSRVKNTDSIYTNAQLKYSYAEKNHLIFGGDYSKAKVKEDGYSASGSTIYRKTYTETDYEAIGGYLLNKYSYNNFIFTQGIRVERNKFDEDETSYNTNGTFKSKKNISDSNTNTNYELTANYMFSEDTSGYISWNRVYRSPNLTEYTSWKTDKATGETASRDSQEVDTFEIGVKSLINNIYLSGALFYIKGNKEIMYDYYRDEIIDKSGSGSYYNLDGKTERIGLELASEQYFDKLTLRENFTYMHNEIVDGPYKGNDIPGVSNIVFGLGATYDITSQFTFNIESNYHGKAYLINDYYNKVPKTNSYMVTNISAKYNFENGVSLAAGIDNIFNEIYCDYITYAGTKINYSPSPERTYYISAEYKF from the coding sequence ATGTATAAAAAGATTGGAATTTCAGTATTAATTTTAAGTTCATCTCTGTATGGAGGAGATTTAATAAAAAAAGAAGAGTTTGCTGTAAAACTTAATGAATCAACTATAACATCAGAAAGATATGAGGAAACTCCTGTTATAGAAACTGCTAAAAATGTCACTGTTCTTACAGGAAAAGAGATTGAAAAAAGAGGTTACAAGAATGTAGAAGAAGCTCTTGTTAATATTCCTGGTTTATCTTTCTCAGGAGGAAACTTATCAATGAGAGGACAAGTTCCCAGTATGGGAAGTAAACATCTAGTTGTGTTGGTTGATGGAATCCCTCAAAATGGAATGGATAACAGATCGTTTGATTTAGATTTTATTCCTGTAGAACAGATAGAAAAAATAGAAGTAGTTCCAGCTGGAGGTGCTATTATATATGGAGGAAATGCCACATCTGGAGTTATAAATATTATTACAAAAGAGCATGGAGATAAAAAATATTGGGGAAATGCTGGACTTCAAATAGGTTCATTTGATGAGCGAAAATACAAAGTAAACTATGGAATGAATTTAACAGAAAATCTTTCAATAGATGCAAAATATATTAATACAGATAAAGATGGTTATAGAGTTTATACTAAAAAAGAATCAGAATTTGGAGAAATAGGAGCTAAATACAAATTAAAAGATGGAAATATAGGTTTTAAATATATTCGTAATGAAAGAAAATCAACAGGTTCTAGTTATCTTACTAAAGCTCAATATGATGATGATAGAAGGCAGAATGATTCAAGCTATAAAGAAAAAATAGCTCATGATACACAGGATAAATATATTCTTGAATTTAATAAAAAGCTGTCTGATAATTTATCTCTTTCAGCTGTAACTGAATATAGAGAGAGGGAATATACTTATTCTCAGCCTAGAACAGCTGCATATTCATCATATCACAGCAGAGTAAAAAATACTGATTCTATCTATACAAATGCGCAGTTAAAATATAGTTATGCTGAAAAAAATCATTTAATATTTGGTGGAGATTATTCAAAAGCAAAGGTTAAAGAAGATGGATATAGTGCTTCTGGCTCTACAATTTATCGTAAAACATATACAGAAACTGATTATGAAGCCATTGGTGGTTATCTTCTTAATAAATACAGTTATAACAATTTTATCTTTACCCAAGGAATTAGAGTAGAAAGAAATAAATTTGATGAAGATGAAACATCTTATAATACTAATGGAACTTTTAAAAGTAAAAAAAATATTAGCGATTCTAATACTAATACAAACTATGAATTAACAGCAAACTATATGTTTTCTGAAGATACTTCTGGATATATCAGCTGGAATAGAGTATATAGATCTCCTAATCTGACTGAATATACTAGCTGGAAAACAGATAAAGCTACTGGAGAAACTGCTTCAAGAGATTCACAAGAAGTTGATACTTTTGAAATTGGAGTTAAATCTCTTATAAATAATATTTATTTATCTGGAGCTTTATTCTATATAAAAGGAAACAAAGAAATAATGTATGACTATTACAGAGATGAAATAATAGATAAATCTGGAAGTGGAAGCTACTACAATCTTGATGGAAAAACTGAGAGAATAGGACTCGAACTTGCTAGTGAACAATATTTTGATAAATTAACATTGAGAGAAAACTTTACATATATGCATAATGAAATTGTAGATGGACCATATAAGGGAAATGATATCCCTGGTGTAAGCAATATAGTGTTTGGATTAGGAGCTACCTACGATATAACTTCTCAATTTACTTTCAATATAGAATCAAACTATCATGGAAAAGCTTATTTAATCAATGATTATTATAATAAAGTTCCTAAAACAAATAGCTATATGGTTACGAATATTTCTGCTAAATATAATTTTGAAAATGGAGTATCTCTTGCAGCTGGAATAGATAATATTTTCAATGAAATATATTGTGATTATATTACTTACGCTGGTACAAAAATCAATTATTCTCCTTCACCTGAAAGAACATATTATATAAGTGCAGAATACAAATTTTAA